Genomic DNA from Streptomyces sp. NBC_01571:
TCCACCCCGATGTCGCAGAAGGCACCTTCCACCACGTCGTCTCGCGGGCCCACCTCACCGTGGATGGCCGCGAACTCACCGTACTCAACACTCACCTGGCGCCCTTCAGCGGCAGCAGCCGCTCCCGCGAAGCCGACTGGCTGACCGAGTACGGCGCCGCCGGCCGGCGCGTCGTCCTGGCCGGAGACCTGAACGTCCAAGGTGTCGTCGACGAGGAGCTGGAGGACTGGGGAGTCATTCCGGCCGAACTGCACTCCCGCCACCGGTCGCAACTGGCCGACGGCAGCTACGGCGGCAGTGACCGCCTGGCGATGGCCAAGCTCGTGCACGCAGGCTTCATCGATCCTGTCGCGGCGCTCGGCATCCCGGTGCCACGCACGGCCGGCTACTGGAGCGACGCCGAGCGGTGGGACCACCGCTCGGATCACATCCTCCTCGCGCCGGACCTCGCTCCTGCCCTCACCGGGTGCGAGGTCCCCGATACCGAGGAAGCCCGGGGCCTGAGCGACCACCTGCCGTTCATCGTCACGCTCGAACTGCCCCAGGCGGATGCAGCTCTCACCCCCGACCGGTGAACCGCGCCGCCGCGCCCGTCCACCGTCGAGACCGTCAGCAAGGAGAACCAACACGTGACCGATGAACTGCGCGTCGTCTGTTGGAACATCGAGCACAACGGCCGCGGCCCGAGCGGAGGCGACGACCACCGCGACCTGGCCCGCGACATCCTCGCCGCCATCGAACCGCACATCGTGCTGCGCCAGGAGCTGACAGGCGCGTGGGACCGGGGGAAGGCCGACCTGTACGCCGAGGCCAACCGGCTCGGCGGCCTCACGCCGTTTATGGCCGCGCCACGCGAGGGGCGCAGCCGCAACCCCGTCGGCGTGATGGTCGATCCCGCCCTGTTCCTCGTCGACGGCGA
This window encodes:
- a CDS encoding endonuclease/exonuclease/phosphatase family protein, translating into MTITVRLGTYNLLNGGGERWRAQAEFLRAQNLDVLCLQEAKRWDEGGYARMLGFAELLGMQAQFAPSNSHNCHLVTLYRWPRVRCTAFHPDVAEGTFHHVVSRAHLTVDGRELTVLNTHLAPFSGSSRSREADWLTEYGAAGRRVVLAGDLNVQGVVDEELEDWGVIPAELHSRHRSQLADGSYGGSDRLAMAKLVHAGFIDPVAALGIPVPRTAGYWSDAERWDHRSDHILLAPDLAPALTGCEVPDTEEARGLSDHLPFIVTLELPQADAALTPDR